TCGTGACAAATTGGTCATGATGCTAAAATTATTTAAAGAAAATATCCGAATTGCTTTTGGTTCTATCAAAACGCAAATTCTGCGTACTATTCTTACCATCTTAATTATTGCTATCGGGATTACGGCTTTGGTCGGAATCTTGACAGTTGTTACAGCTCTTGAAAATACTGTTTCTACCAATTTTGCTTCTATGGGAGCTAACACTTTTAATATCAATCAATACGAAAACAATCTTAAAAATCGTGGTGGAAAGGAACGCGAAATCATAAATCCAATTATTTCTTATCATGAAGCAGTTGCTTTTAAGAACAAATACAAATATCCTTTTACAGAAACTTCACTTTCTTTTACAGCCACTTCTAAGGCCGAAGTAAAATATATAGACACTAAAACTGATCCTGAAATTACAGTTGTTGGAGTTGACGAACATTTCATTTCAAACTCTGGTTTGGAAACCACTCTAGGTCGTTCATTTAATCAATTCGATATTGAAAACAATACTTACTCTTGTGTTGTAGGTTCCGATTTTGAAAAAGGTTTATTAAAAGACACCAATCCTATTGATAAAATAATTTCGATTCGCGGTGCACGATTTAAAGTCATTGGTGTATTAAAAGAAAAAGGTTCCACTTTTGGAAACAGTCAGGATTTAAGAATTTTAATTCCAATTCAGGTGGCGAGATCTTTATTCACAGCACCAAATATTAATTATACCATTAGTGTGATGGTTTCTAAAAAAGAAGTTCTGGATCAAGCTATTGACAATGCTACTAGTATAATGCGAAGAGTTCGTAAATTAAGTCCAGTGCGCGACAATAATTTTGGAATTGGCCGAAGCGATGATTTAATAAATCGAATATTAGGAATTACACAATATCTAGATTGGGCTTCAGCTATTATTAGCATTATCACTATTTTAGGATCATCTATTGCTTTAATGAATATCATGATTGTTTCAGTTACAGAACGCACACGAGAAATAGGTGTTCGTAAAGCTTTAGGAGCAAAAAGATCAACCGTTGCTTTTCAATTTTTTATTGAAACACTATTAATTGGGCAAATTGGAGGTCTTGTTGGGATTGTTTTAGGTATGCTTATGGGATATGGAATAGCAACCGCTATGAATTTTTCATTTGTTGTTCCTTGGTTTGCAATTCTTATCGCTTTTGGAACAAGTTTTATGGTGGCGTTGGTTTCTGGCTTATATCCTGCCATTAAAGCATCAAAATTAGATCCTATTGAAGCTTTGCGATACGAATAATTTCAGTCGCAACTTGCAGTCTAATAATTACTTTTATCTTTAAAACGACCCTTTCTAATATTTTCTAAAATAATTGGAAAATCCTTTTTAGGACATAATCCTACTTGAAAACAACCAACTGGTGCTTTGGGACGATACTCATTTTCTTCATAAAGCTTATGAAGTATTTCAGGTATCTGACTCTCAAACTTTATAGCAATAATATGATTATTCCCTATCGAAGTGCTTTCTGCTGGAACCCATCCATTCACCAAAGAATGAACAAGTTTAAATTCCTCATAAACAAATTCCTCTGGATTACGAAAATTAAAAATACATCCTAAATCTTCACCTAAAGACCAAGAAGTATACGGTCGAAAAGTCCCTAATAGAATTTCATTTTCAGCTTGAGACCAATTTATAAAATCATGATAGAAATCTGTTTTAACTTTATTTTCAAAACGTTTTTCTACAAGCTCTTTAACAGATTTTATTCCGTATAACGAAAAATAACCATCAATTACAATATAGTTTTCTTTAGCGCCAGCTTGATTTTCCATAAAATTTTAAGCAAGTTATTAATTATAAGCCTTTCAAAATCTTACCAGAAATCATTCTATCATTATCATAAATATCCTTACGCAATTCGATATTTTTATAATCCATATTTTCGAGTAACTCAATCATTTCTTTTCCAAGATATTGATTGATTTCAAAATATAATTTTCCTTTTTCCAAAAGGGCTTTTTTTGCCAATGAGGCAATTTTTCTATAAAAGATCAAAGCATCATTATCTTCAACAAAAAGAGCTAAATGCGGCTCATAATCCAAAACATTTTTCTTGATTTCTATTTTTTCAAGATTTCGTACATACGGCGGATTAGAAACAATAATATCAAACTGGCATCTTAATTCTTCTTCTTTTAAAATATCCAACAATACAAAAGTCACTTCGACATTATTTCTTATAGCGTTTCTTTTGGCTGTTTCAATTGCTTTTTTAGAAACATCAATGGCAACAACTTCTGCATGTGGAAGATTATTGGCTAACGAAATCGCAATACAGCCAGTTCCTGTTCCAATATCGAGAATTCTTAATTTTTTATTTTTATCTCGACCGGCATTTTCGTTGATAATCCATTCGACTAATTCTTCTGTTTCAGGCCTCGGAATCAAAACATTTTCATTTACTTCAAAATCCAAACCGTAAAAGTTTGTTTTTCCAAGCAAATACTGGATCGGAACTTCTTTTTTAAGCTGTTTCAGCAATTCATCCCATATCACAAAATCATTCTCATCAAATACCAACTCATGATTTAAAGCTAAATCAATCTGGCGAAGTTGGTGCTTATCTTCTAGAATCAAATAAAAAAAACTCTCTGCTTCGTACGCATCGTAAAAAGGAGCTAATTCTTTAATAAACTGAGTACGATATTGTTTAATTTTCATTTTTATTTTTTGGGCATTTACATCAGTCCAAAACTGATATTTTATCTTTCAATAAGTCTTGGTACTTCAAATTTGTTACATTAAAATCACAAAGCTTTCAGCATCCATACTGGACAAGAATTGTGCCCAGTACATCCCATTGGCGCATCTAAATATTCGAAACCCGATTTTTTATACAACTTTTGCGCTGCATGCATAAATGGCATGGTTTCAATGTAACATTTTTTGAAACCAAAAACTCTTGCCTGCTCCAGACATTTGTCCATCATTTTGGCTCCAATCCCCAATCCTCTTGTTTTTGGAAGGAAATACATTTTCTGCAATTCGCAAATTTCAGGATCTCCGTTTTCTAAAGGTGCGACTCCAGCACAGCCTACAATTTCTCCATCATTTTCAACAACAAAATAGGCCGATTTCGTTTTACTGTATTCCTCAAACATCAAATCCAAGTAAGGATCTTCATATGCTGTTCCTACTTTTGGAATTTCCATTTCATCAAAAACAGATCTTATCAAACTTGCAACCGCCTGATTGTCTTCTTTTTTAATTGTCCTTATAAACCAATTTACCATTTTTTATTCTAAATCATTATGAATACAAAGGTAAATATACTTTTTTGATACCATTATAACTATCTAGATTGTTTCACAACTTAATCTTTTCGAGTTAGTGATAATCTTAAAATTAACTACTTTTGCACTGTGAATATACATGAAAAACACATAAAACGCTGCATCGAACTAGCACAAAATGGACTTGGGACAACATATCCGAATCCTATGGTTGGCAGTGTGATTGTTTATGAAGATAAGATTATTGGCGAAGGTTGGCATAAAAAAGCAGGCGAACCTCACGCAGAGGTAAATGCAGTCAAATCTGTAAAAGATAAATCGCTGTTGAAAAAAGCTACAATTTATGTAAGCTTAGAACCTTGCAGTCATTTTGGAAAAACTCCTCCTTGTTGTGATTTGATTATTGCAAATGAAATTCCAAATGTTGTTGTCGGCACAATTGATCCTAACGAAAAAGTAGCCGGAAGGGGTATTTTAAAATTAATTGAAGCTGGAGCGAATGTTACTGTAGGAGTTTTAGAAGAAGAA
The Flavobacterium humidisoli DNA segment above includes these coding regions:
- a CDS encoding ABC transporter permease; the protein is MMLKLFKENIRIAFGSIKTQILRTILTILIIAIGITALVGILTVVTALENTVSTNFASMGANTFNINQYENNLKNRGGKEREIINPIISYHEAVAFKNKYKYPFTETSLSFTATSKAEVKYIDTKTDPEITVVGVDEHFISNSGLETTLGRSFNQFDIENNTYSCVVGSDFEKGLLKDTNPIDKIISIRGARFKVIGVLKEKGSTFGNSQDLRILIPIQVARSLFTAPNINYTISVMVSKKEVLDQAIDNATSIMRRVRKLSPVRDNNFGIGRSDDLINRILGITQYLDWASAIISIITILGSSIALMNIMIVSVTERTREIGVRKALGAKRSTVAFQFFIETLLIGQIGGLVGIVLGMLMGYGIATAMNFSFVVPWFAILIAFGTSFMVALVSGLYPAIKASKLDPIEALRYE
- the prmC gene encoding peptide chain release factor N(5)-glutamine methyltransferase encodes the protein MKIKQYRTQFIKELAPFYDAYEAESFFYLILEDKHQLRQIDLALNHELVFDENDFVIWDELLKQLKKEVPIQYLLGKTNFYGLDFEVNENVLIPRPETEELVEWIINENAGRDKNKKLRILDIGTGTGCIAISLANNLPHAEVVAIDVSKKAIETAKRNAIRNNVEVTFVLLDILKEEELRCQFDIIVSNPPYVRNLEKIEIKKNVLDYEPHLALFVEDNDALIFYRKIASLAKKALLEKGKLYFEINQYLGKEMIELLENMDYKNIELRKDIYDNDRMISGKILKGL
- a CDS encoding GNAT family N-acetyltransferase, coding for MVNWFIRTIKKEDNQAVASLIRSVFDEMEIPKVGTAYEDPYLDLMFEEYSKTKSAYFVVENDGEIVGCAGVAPLENGDPEICELQKMYFLPKTRGLGIGAKMMDKCLEQARVFGFKKCYIETMPFMHAAQKLYKKSGFEYLDAPMGCTGHNSCPVWMLKAL